From the genome of Phycicoccus duodecadis:
ACGCCGAGGTGGCCGCGCTCGAGGAGCACTACACGCCGCGCCCGAACACCGGGTTCTGAGCCGGCGGTCGGGGGCGGTCAGGCGTCGGTCGTCAGGCCGCAGGCGGCCCGGACGCGCGTGGCCACCATCGCCATCGTCGTGCGGGCCCGCACCGGGTCGTCGGTGAGGAAGTAGTGGTCGGCACCCGGCGTGACGTCGTGCACGACCTCGAGACCGGCCTCGCGCAGCCGCCGCGCGTAGGTGTCGCCGTCCGGGCGCAGGGCGTCGCGTTCACCGGTCATCACGATGGTCGGCGGCAGGCCCGAGAGGTCGTCGGCCAACAGCGGTGAGGCGTAAGGCTCCCGGCGCCGCTCGACATCGGGGAAGTACACCCGGCGCACCATCCGGCGCAGGGCGGGGTCGATCATCCCGGCGCCCTCGGGCACCTCGGAGGCGAGGTCGAGGGCGGGGACACCGAGCACCTGCAGCACCGGGGTGAAGGACGCGCGGTCGCGGGCCTGGAGGCACACCGAGGCCGCGACCTGGCCGCCGGCGCTGAAGCCCGAGACCACCAGCCGCGAGCCGTCTACGCCGTACTCGGTGCCGTGGGCGGCCAGGGCGGCGGCGACGTCGTGCCCCTCCTCCTGCCCCACGGGGTAGCGCACCTGCGGGGCCACCGACCAGTCGACGTTGGCGACGGCGACCCCGGCGGTGGCGGCGAGGTAGCGGCACCAGAAGTCGTCCATCTGGGGGTAGCGCATCACGAAGGCGCCGCCGTGGAAGTGCACGACGACCGGTGGCGCGGTGCCGGCCCGCGGCGGCCGGTACAGGTCCACCCGGACGTCGCCGTGCCGGGTCGGGACGCGCAGCCGCTCGGGGGCGGGCAGGTCGCGGCCGGCGAAGCGCAGGGGCTCCCCGTACCGGACGGTGAGGGGCGCCGACTTCTGCATCATCCAGGCACGGGCGTCGTCGAGCAGGGTCATGGGGGTGGTTCGTGGCGGGAGCTGGCACCGGATGGACGCGGGTAGGGCGCCGGATGGACGCGCTCGGGTCGAGAGGAGGCGACACGCAGGCTTCCACCGCTGCGGCCTCAGGGGGTGAACGCAACACGACCTGTGGAGGTGTGTTGTGACATTGAAGTTGGCTCGTCGGTTTGAGGACGCGTTCTGGCGTGAGTACCGGCTCGATGGTGACGTGCTGCGGTCCGCGGCTGTGGCTGGGGTCGGATCGAGCATCGCGGGGCGGTGGGTCCGCGAGTCTGGTGGCGTGATCAGGATGCGGGTTGCGGACTCTGGCCACCGGCTCAGCTTCGAGGAGCGTGAGGCGATCGAGGAGATGCTCGCCCGGGGCCATACCCAGGCGGAGATCGCGCGCGAGATCGGGCGGGCGCGGTCGACGATCAGTCGGGAGATCGCGCGCAACCTTCGCCCCAAGGGCCGCACCAGCGCCGGGACGGTGCGGATGCGGCCGTACTCGGCGCGGATCGCGCAGCTGAAGGCTGAGCAGCGGGCCCGCCGGCCCAAACCGACCAAGCTGTCCGGGCACCGGGTGCTCGCGGCGACGGTGCAGGCGTGGATCGGCGGGACCGAGCGGATGAGCCCTCAGCAGGTCAGCAACCGGCTCAAGGTGCTCTTCCCCGATGATGAGTCGATGCGGGTCTCCCACGAGACGCTCTACCAGGAGCTGTACGTCCAAGGCCGTGGCCACCTGCGC
Proteins encoded in this window:
- a CDS encoding alpha/beta hydrolase — encoded protein: MTLLDDARAWMMQKSAPLTVRYGEPLRFAGRDLPAPERLRVPTRHGDVRVDLYRPPRAGTAPPVVVHFHGGAFVMRYPQMDDFWCRYLAATAGVAVANVDWSVAPQVRYPVGQEEGHDVAAALAAHGTEYGVDGSRLVVSGFSAGGQVAASVCLQARDRASFTPVLQVLGVPALDLASEVPEGAGMIDPALRRMVRRVYFPDVERRREPYASPLLADDLSGLPPTIVMTGERDALRPDGDTYARRLREAGLEVVHDVTPGADHYFLTDDPVRARTTMAMVATRVRAACGLTTDA
- a CDS encoding IS30 family transposase; amino-acid sequence: MWRCVVTLKLARRFEDAFWREYRLDGDVLRSAAVAGVGSSIAGRWVRESGGVIRMRVADSGHRLSFEEREAIEEMLARGHTQAEIAREIGRARSTISREIARNLRPKGRTSAGTVRMRPYSARIAQLKAEQRARRPKPTKLSGHRVLAATVQAWIGGTERMSPQQVSNRLKVLFPDDESMRVSHETLYQELYVQGRGHLRADLHHALRTGRARRAPRKAAKRPRVPGELLIANRPKDVDARTVPGHWEGDLIIGKNSASAIGTLVERTTRFVILLHLPGRHDAESVADAIAQQITALPEHLARSLTWDQGVELVGSHQRVRAETGLSVWFCDPASPWQRGSNENTNGLLRQYFPKGTDLSVYTQEDLETVADGLNARPRMTLGWRTPAEALAEVA